One genomic window of Arachis stenosperma cultivar V10309 chromosome 10, arast.V10309.gnm1.PFL2, whole genome shotgun sequence includes the following:
- the LOC130955781 gene encoding protein ZINC INDUCED FACILITATOR 1-like, which yields MEENHNEDDSKREGLLLKKENNYNYYDENCPGCKVERAKQMKTDMSIRNLFNIWLVVLCSSLPISSLFPYLYFMVSDFHIAKREEDISGYAGYVGSAFMLGRALTSILWGIIADRFGRKPVIIIGIIAVIIFNTLFGLSTSFWMAVTTRFFLGSLNGLLGPMKAYSSEIFREENQALGLSTFSAAWGIGLVIGPALGGYLAQPVVKYPGVFPKNSIWDKFPYFLPSLIISIFSFVVLILCIWLPETLHNHPRIESAITGDNGDSLETGGTGCDDKDKRIQKDENLFLNWPLMSSIIVYCVFSLHDMAYQEVFSLWAVSPRRLGGLNFTTDNVGDVLSVTGTGLIIYQLFVYPKLEKAFGPIGLARIAGVVSIPLLQSYPFIAMLSGFILYLLINIASVSKNLLQVSIITGMFLLQNRAVEQHQRGAANGIAMTAMSIFKTIGPAGGGAILAWSQKRMDASFLPGVHMLFFILNIVMGLGVLLLFTPFLTIRKNTPTS from the exons ATGGAAGAGAATCATAACGAGGATGATAGTAAGAGAGAGGGGCTACTattgaagaaagagaataattataattattatgatGAGAACTGCCCGGGTTGCAAGGTGGAAAGAGCGAAACAGATGAAGACAGACATGTCCATACGAAACCTCTTCAACATATGGTTGGTCGTCTTATGCAGCT CGCTGCCTATATCATCTCTCTTTCCTTACCTTTATTTCATG gtaAGTGATTTTCATATTGCCAAAAGAGAGGAAGACATAAGTGGCTATGCTGGTTATGTAG GATCTGCATTCATGCTTGGAAGAGCGTTAACATCTATATTGTGGGGAATAATTGCTGATCGCTTTGGTAGAAAACCTGTTATAATTATTGGGATTATTGCAGT TATAATTTTCAACACACTATTTGGCCTTAGCACAAGCTTTTGGATGGCAGTTACCACAAGGTTTTTTCTGGGAAGTTTGAATGGTTTGCTTGGACCAATGAAg gCTTATAGTTCTGAAATATTTCGAGAAGAGAACCAAGCCCTAGGACTCTCAACC TTTAGTGCAGCTTGGGGCATAGGTTTAGTCATTGGACCAGCATTGGGAGGCTACCTTGCTCAG CCAGTAGTGAAATACCCCGGAGTATTTCCAAAAAACTCAATTTGGGATAA GTTCCCATACTTCTTGCCCTCATtgataatatcaattttttcaTTTGTGGTATTAATTCTCTGCATCTGGCTTCCG GAAACACTCCACAACCACCCTCGGATCGAGTCTGCCATCACCGGCGATAATGGTGATTCTTTAGAAACCGGCGGCACCGGATGTGATGATAAAGACAAAAGAATCCAAAAGGATGAAAACCTCTTTTTGAACTGGCCTTTAATGTCATCAATAATTGTTTATTGTGTGTTCTCCCTCCATGATATGGCTTACCaagag GTTTTTTCATTATGGGCTGTAAGTCCTAGAAGATTGGGGGGTTTGAACTTTACAACAGACAATGTTGGTGATGTTCTTTCAGTAACAG GTACTGGTCTTATAATATATCAGCTTTTTGTATACCCAAAATTGGAAAAAGCTTTTGGGCCTATTGGGCTTGCTCGCATTGCTGGG GTAGTATCCATACCTCTGTTACAGAGTTACCCCTTCATAGCAATGTTGTCAGGATTCATACTCTACCTTCTCATAAATATTGCTTCTGTCTCTAAAAACCTTCTGCAG GTGTCCATTATAACTGGTATGTTCCTGCTTCAAAATAGAGCAGTG gaacAACATCAAAGGGGGGCAGCTAATGGCATTGCCATGACTGCTATGTCAATCTTCAAAACAATTGGTCCAGCTGGAGGAGGGGCAAT ATTAGCTTGGTCACAGAAAAGGATGGATGCTTCTTTTCTACCAG GAGTTCATATGTTGTTCTTCATCCTGAATATTGTTATGGGACTTGGAGTGCTTTTACTATTTACACCATTCCTCACCATAAGGAAGAACACACCCACAAGTTAA